A portion of the Anaerohalosphaeraceae bacterium genome contains these proteins:
- the cas4 gene encoding CRISPR-associated protein Cas4, whose translation MYAEADYLPLSALQHWVFCPRQCGLIHLEQVWDENRLTAEGRILHQRVHEMSDEHRSDISIVRGLRIYSRRLGLIGQADVVEFHRTQAGISLPDAEGLWQPYPVEYKRGSPKMDACDEVQLCAQAICLEEMLGIAVLRGAFFYGRPRRRKEVVLTDELRRKTEESAHQLHEMFRRGRTPGASYEKKCRACSLYNQCLPKTTGGKKNIEHYLQMAYELPREEMIP comes from the coding sequence ATGTATGCAGAGGCTGACTATCTTCCGCTTTCCGCCCTGCAGCATTGGGTGTTCTGTCCGCGGCAGTGCGGGCTGATTCACCTGGAGCAGGTCTGGGATGAAAATCGTCTGACGGCGGAAGGGCGTATCCTCCATCAGCGAGTCCACGAGATGTCGGATGAGCATCGTTCCGACATTTCTATTGTGCGGGGACTGAGGATTTATTCCCGCCGTCTCGGGCTGATCGGTCAGGCGGATGTGGTGGAGTTTCACAGGACTCAGGCAGGGATTTCTCTGCCGGATGCCGAAGGTTTGTGGCAGCCGTATCCGGTTGAGTACAAACGCGGCAGTCCCAAGATGGATGCCTGTGATGAGGTACAGCTGTGCGCTCAGGCCATCTGTCTGGAGGAAATGTTGGGGATTGCCGTTCTGCGAGGAGCTTTTTTTTACGGTCGCCCGAGACGGCGGAAGGAAGTGGTTCTTACGGATGAGCTGCGCAGGAAGACGGAAGAATCGGCACACCAGCTGCATGAGATGTTTCGACGGGGGCGTACACCGGGTGCTTCTTATGAGAAAAAATGCCGGGCCTGTTCTTTGTACAATCAATGTCTCCCCAAAACGACCGGCGGAAAAAAGAACATTGAGCATTACCTCCAGATGGCTTATGAACTGCCCCGGGAGGAGATGATTCCATGA
- the cas1c gene encoding type I-C CRISPR-associated endonuclease Cas1c, giving the protein MKQLLNTLFVTTQGAYLAKNGDTVEILHEQQTKLRVPIHTLGSIVCFGNVACSPFLMGLCAEHNVPLSFLTENGYFLARVHGPVSGNVLLRKEQYRRSDDLKASSEIARSVVSAKIANSRIVLLRALRDRPQTEGREKIQNALEEMGQNLEDLKRSSDLEEIRGLEGMAANTYFGCFDCLITANKNAFFFSQRSRRPPLDPVNALLSFLYTLLVHDIRSALEGVGLDPAVGFLHRDRPGRPGLALDMMEELRAYLADRLTLSLINRQQVSPEGFQKTESGAVVMDEQTRKTVLVAWQKRKQEEITHPFLQEKIQIGLLPYVQALLMARFLRGDLDGYPPFLWR; this is encoded by the coding sequence ATGAAACAGCTCCTCAATACCCTGTTTGTTACAACGCAGGGCGCCTATCTGGCCAAAAACGGCGATACAGTCGAAATTCTGCATGAGCAGCAGACAAAGCTGCGTGTGCCGATTCATACCCTCGGAAGCATCGTCTGTTTTGGGAATGTTGCCTGCAGCCCGTTTTTGATGGGACTTTGTGCCGAACATAACGTTCCATTGTCATTTCTCACTGAGAACGGGTACTTTCTCGCAAGGGTACACGGTCCCGTTTCCGGCAATGTTCTGCTGAGGAAAGAGCAGTACCGCCGCTCGGATGACCTGAAAGCCAGTTCAGAAATCGCCCGTTCTGTTGTTTCGGCCAAAATCGCCAACAGCCGCATTGTCCTGCTCAGAGCACTCCGCGACCGACCGCAGACGGAAGGTCGGGAGAAGATTCAAAATGCTTTGGAGGAAATGGGGCAGAATCTGGAAGATTTAAAGCGTTCGAGCGATCTGGAGGAAATCCGCGGACTTGAAGGCATGGCCGCCAACACGTATTTCGGATGTTTTGACTGTCTGATTACGGCCAATAAGAATGCCTTCTTTTTTTCGCAGCGGAGTCGGCGTCCTCCCTTGGACCCCGTCAATGCGCTCCTTTCTTTTTTGTACACTTTGCTGGTGCATGATATTCGCTCAGCCCTGGAAGGGGTCGGACTGGACCCGGCCGTTGGATTTCTGCATCGAGATCGGCCCGGCAGGCCTGGACTGGCCTTGGATATGATGGAGGAATTGCGGGCTTATCTGGCGGACCGCCTGACGTTGTCGCTGATTAATCGGCAGCAGGTGAGCCCCGAAGGGTTTCAAAAGACGGAATCGGGTGCTGTTGTGATGGATGAGCAAACCCGAAAAACTGTATTGGTTGCCTGGCAGAAGCGAAAACAGGAAGAGATTACCCATCCTTTTCTTCAGGAAAAGATACAGATTGGTCTGCTCCCGTATGTTCAGGCCTTGTTGATGGCCCGGTTTCTGCGCGGGGATTTGGACGGGTACCCTCCATTTTTGTGGAGATGA